The following coding sequences lie in one Pseudomonas marvdashtae genomic window:
- a CDS encoding D-mannose isomerase, giving the protein MDTFQPAFSSWLNAPAHQQWLAAEGLRLLAFAKASKLPDGFGNLDELGRLPANARAETMNTARMTHSFAMAHIQGLPGFAELVDHGVQALMGPLRDAEYGGWFATTHPDEDGTGKAAYLHAFVALAASSAVVAQRPGAEALLKEAIRVIDEHFWSEEEGALRESFNRDWSEEEAYRGANSNMHATEAFLALADATDDPRWLARALHIVERVIHVHAAANDHMVVEHFDRDWQPLREYNHDNPADGFRPYGTTPGHGFEWARLLLHLEAARVRIGMLTPGWLVQDAQKLFEQNCRHGWQIDGAPGIVYTLDWDNRAVVRHRLHWVHAEAAAAASALLKRTDEVQYETWYRRFWEFCDKHFIDRCNGSWHHELDPQNRPSADIWPGKPDLYHAWQAVLIPRLPLAPSMASALARLSEPEPV; this is encoded by the coding sequence ATGGATACCTTCCAACCGGCGTTCAGCAGTTGGCTGAATGCACCTGCCCACCAGCAATGGCTCGCCGCCGAAGGCTTGCGCCTGTTGGCGTTCGCCAAGGCCTCGAAACTGCCCGACGGTTTCGGCAATCTGGATGAGCTGGGTCGCCTGCCGGCCAATGCGCGGGCCGAGACCATGAACACCGCGCGCATGACCCACAGCTTCGCCATGGCCCACATCCAGGGCCTGCCAGGGTTCGCCGAGCTGGTGGATCATGGCGTCCAGGCGCTTATGGGGCCGCTACGTGATGCGGAATATGGCGGCTGGTTTGCCACGACCCATCCCGATGAGGACGGCACCGGCAAAGCCGCTTACCTGCATGCATTCGTTGCCTTGGCCGCCAGCTCCGCGGTGGTGGCCCAGCGTCCCGGTGCCGAGGCATTGCTCAAGGAGGCGATACGGGTCATCGACGAGCATTTCTGGAGCGAAGAAGAGGGCGCCCTGCGCGAATCCTTCAACCGCGACTGGAGCGAGGAAGAAGCCTATCGCGGCGCCAACAGCAACATGCACGCCACCGAAGCCTTTCTCGCCTTGGCCGATGCCACCGACGACCCGCGCTGGCTGGCCCGTGCGCTGCACATCGTCGAACGGGTGATCCATGTCCATGCCGCCGCCAACGACCACATGGTCGTGGAACATTTCGACCGCGACTGGCAACCGTTGCGTGAGTACAACCACGACAACCCAGCCGACGGTTTCCGCCCATATGGCACCACGCCGGGCCATGGTTTCGAATGGGCGCGGCTGCTGCTGCACCTTGAAGCCGCGCGGGTTCGGATCGGCATGCTGACGCCGGGCTGGCTGGTCCAGGATGCGCAAAAACTCTTCGAGCAAAACTGCCGCCATGGTTGGCAGATCGATGGTGCGCCGGGCATTGTCTACACCTTGGACTGGGACAACCGTGCCGTGGTCCGCCATCGCTTGCACTGGGTGCATGCCGAAGCGGCAGCGGCGGCCAGTGCCTTGCTCAAGCGCACCGACGAGGTCCAATACGAGACCTGGTACCGGCGCTTTTGGGAATTTTGTGACAAACATTTCATCGACCGCTGCAACGGCAGCTGGCACCACGAGCTCGACCCGCAAAACCGCCCCAGTGCCGACATCTGGCCGGGCAAACCGGATCTTTATCACGCCTGGCAGGCGGTGCTGATACCTCGCCTCCCGCTGGCGCCCAGCATGGCGTCGGCCCTGGCACGGTTATCCGAGCCTGAGCCTGTGTAA
- a CDS encoding ABC transporter substrate-binding protein, with translation MNAISRLATVISLASLLPVAAFPVSALAAESKGSVEVVHWWTSGGEKAAVDVLKAQVEKDGFTWKDGAVAGGGGSTAMTVLKSRAVAGNPPGVAQIKGPDIQEWATTGLLDTDVLKDVAKEEKWDSLLDKKVSDTVKYEGDYVAVPVNIHRVNWLWINPEVFKKAGITKNPTTLEEFYAAGDKLKAAGFIPLAHGGQPWQDSTVFEAVVLSVMGADGYKKALVDLDNKALTGPEMVKALTELKKVATYMDPDGKGQDWNLEAAKVINGKAGMQIMGDWAKSEWTAAKKVAGKDYECVAFPGTDKAFTYNIDSLAVFKQKDQGTAAGQKDIAKVVLGENFQKVFSINKGSIPVRNDMLGDMAKYGFDSCAQTAAKDFLADAKSGGLQPSMAHNMATTLAVQGAFFDVVTNYINDPKADPADAAKKLGAAVQSAK, from the coding sequence ATGAATGCGATTTCTCGCCTCGCTACTGTCATTTCTCTTGCTTCCTTGCTTCCCGTCGCAGCATTCCCTGTCAGCGCCCTTGCCGCCGAATCGAAAGGTTCCGTGGAAGTCGTCCATTGGTGGACATCGGGTGGTGAGAAAGCCGCGGTCGATGTGCTCAAGGCCCAAGTAGAAAAAGACGGCTTTACCTGGAAGGACGGCGCTGTCGCCGGCGGTGGCGGCTCCACTGCCATGACCGTGCTCAAGAGCCGCGCCGTGGCCGGCAACCCTCCGGGCGTAGCCCAGATCAAGGGTCCTGACATCCAGGAATGGGCGACTACCGGCCTGCTCGACACCGACGTCCTGAAAGATGTCGCCAAGGAAGAAAAGTGGGACAGCCTGCTCGACAAGAAAGTCTCGGACACCGTGAAGTACGAAGGTGACTACGTGGCCGTGCCGGTGAACATCCACCGCGTCAACTGGCTGTGGATCAACCCGGAAGTCTTCAAGAAAGCCGGCATCACCAAGAACCCGACCACCCTTGAAGAATTCTACGCAGCCGGTGACAAGCTCAAGGCCGCGGGCTTCATTCCCCTGGCCCACGGTGGCCAACCTTGGCAGGACAGCACCGTGTTCGAAGCCGTGGTGCTTTCGGTCATGGGTGCCGATGGCTACAAGAAGGCACTGGTCGACCTGGACAACAAGGCACTGACCGGTCCTGAAATGGTCAAGGCGCTGACCGAGCTGAAGAAAGTCGCGACCTACATGGACCCTGATGGCAAGGGCCAGGACTGGAACCTGGAAGCGGCCAAGGTCATCAATGGCAAGGCCGGCATGCAGATCATGGGTGACTGGGCCAAGAGTGAATGGACCGCCGCGAAGAAAGTCGCCGGCAAGGACTACGAATGCGTAGCCTTCCCGGGTACCGACAAGGCCTTCACCTACAACATCGACTCCCTGGCGGTGTTCAAGCAGAAAGACCAAGGCACCGCCGCCGGCCAGAAAGATATTGCCAAGGTCGTGCTGGGTGAAAACTTCCAGAAAGTCTTCAGCATCAACAAAGGCTCGATCCCGGTGCGCAACGACATGCTGGGCGACATGGCCAAGTACGGTTTCGACTCCTGCGCCCAGACCGCTGCCAAGGACTTCCTGGCGGACGCCAAGTCCGGCGGCCTGCAACCAAGCATGGCGCACAACATGGCGACCACGCTGGCGGTACAGGGCGCGTTCTTTGACGTGGTGACGAACTACATCAACGACCCGAAAGCCGACCCTGCCGATGCCGCCAAGAAGCTTGGCGCAGCGGTTCAGTCGGCCAAGTAA
- a CDS encoding carbohydrate ABC transporter permease translates to MSSVAVFSKASPFDALQRWLPKLVLAPSMFIVLVGFYGYILWTFVLSFTTSTFLPTYKWAGLAQYARLWDNDRWWVASKNLAVFGGMFIGITLVIGVLLAVLLDQRIRREGFIRTIYLYPMALSMIVTGTAWKWLLNPGMGLDKLLRDWGWEGFRLDWLIDPDRVVYCLVIAAVWQASGFIMAMFLAGLRGVDQSIIRAAQIDGASMPRIYWKVVLPSLRPVFFSAVMILAHIAIKSFDLVAAMTAGGPGYSSDLPAMFMYSFTFSRGQMGMGSASAILMLGAILAIIVPYLYSELRAKRHD, encoded by the coding sequence ATGAGTTCTGTTGCTGTATTCAGCAAGGCCTCGCCGTTCGATGCATTGCAGCGCTGGCTACCAAAACTGGTGCTGGCGCCGAGCATGTTCATCGTGCTGGTGGGCTTCTATGGCTACATCTTGTGGACGTTCGTCCTGTCGTTCACCACGTCGACTTTCCTGCCGACTTACAAGTGGGCGGGCCTGGCGCAATACGCGCGGCTGTGGGACAACGACCGCTGGTGGGTAGCGAGCAAGAACCTCGCGGTCTTCGGCGGCATGTTCATCGGGATCACCCTGGTGATTGGCGTGCTGCTGGCGGTGCTTCTTGACCAGCGTATCCGTCGCGAAGGCTTTATCCGCACCATTTACCTGTACCCGATGGCGCTCTCGATGATCGTCACCGGTACCGCTTGGAAGTGGTTGCTCAACCCGGGCATGGGCCTGGACAAATTGTTGCGCGACTGGGGTTGGGAAGGCTTCCGCCTGGACTGGCTGATCGACCCTGATCGTGTGGTGTACTGCCTGGTGATCGCAGCGGTCTGGCAGGCCTCGGGCTTCATCATGGCGATGTTCCTGGCCGGCCTGCGGGGCGTCGATCAATCGATCATCCGCGCCGCGCAGATCGACGGCGCAAGCATGCCGCGCATCTACTGGAAAGTGGTGCTGCCAAGCCTGCGTCCGGTGTTCTTCAGCGCCGTAATGATCCTGGCGCACATCGCGATCAAGAGCTTCGACCTGGTAGCGGCCATGACAGCCGGTGGACCGGGTTACTCCTCGGACCTGCCAGCCATGTTCATGTATTCCTTCACATTCAGTCGCGGCCAGATGGGCATGGGCTCGGCCAGTGCCATCCTGATGCTCGGTGCGATTCTCGCCATCATCGTGCCTTATCTGTATTCCGAGCTGAGGGCCAAGCGTCATGACTAG
- a CDS encoding carbohydrate ABC transporter permease — MTSLAAKPSISLSRIAIYAVLIVAVLLYLVPLVVMLLTSFKTPEDISTGNLLSWPTVVSGIGWVKAWATVNGYFWNSIKITVPAVLISTAIGALNGYVLSMWRFRGSQLFFGLLLFGCFLPFQTVLLPASFTLGKMGLASTTTGLVFVHVVYGLAFTTLFFRNYYVSIPDALVKAARLDGAGFFTIFRRIILPMSTPIIMVCLIWQFTQIWNDFLFGVVFSSGDSQPITVALNNLVNTSTGAKEYNVDMAAAMIAGLPTLLVYVIAGKYFVRGLTAGAVKG; from the coding sequence ATGACTAGTCTCGCTGCCAAACCCTCCATCAGCCTGAGCCGCATCGCGATCTACGCGGTGCTGATCGTCGCGGTATTGCTTTACCTGGTGCCGCTGGTGGTCATGCTGTTGACCAGCTTCAAGACTCCGGAAGACATCAGCACCGGCAACCTGTTGAGCTGGCCGACCGTGGTCAGTGGTATTGGCTGGGTCAAGGCCTGGGCCACGGTCAATGGCTATTTCTGGAACTCGATCAAGATCACCGTTCCGGCCGTGTTGATCTCCACCGCCATCGGCGCGCTGAATGGCTATGTGTTGTCGATGTGGCGTTTCCGTGGCTCGCAGCTGTTCTTCGGCCTGTTGCTGTTCGGTTGCTTCCTGCCGTTCCAGACCGTGCTGCTGCCGGCCTCGTTCACCCTCGGCAAGATGGGCCTGGCCAGCACCACTACTGGCCTGGTGTTTGTCCACGTGGTCTACGGGCTGGCGTTTACCACGCTGTTTTTCCGTAACTACTACGTGAGCATCCCGGACGCGCTGGTGAAGGCCGCACGCCTGGATGGTGCGGGCTTCTTCACGATCTTCCGCCGGATCATCCTGCCGATGTCGACGCCAATCATCATGGTCTGCCTGATCTGGCAGTTCACCCAGATATGGAATGACTTCCTGTTTGGCGTGGTGTTCTCCAGCGGCGACTCCCAGCCCATTACGGTGGCGCTGAACAACCTGGTCAACACCAGCACCGGGGCCAAGGAATATAACGTGGATATGGCGGCGGCGATGATCGCCGGGTTGCCGACCCTGCTGGTCTATGTGATCGCAGGCAAGTATTTCGTGCGCGGCCTCACGGCCGGCGCGGTCAAGGGGTAA
- a CDS encoding ABC transporter ATP-binding protein, translating into MATLELRNVNKTYGAGLPDTLKDIQLSIKEGEFLILVGPSGCGKSTLMNCIAGLETITGGAIMIGDQDVSGMSPKDRDIAMVFQSYALYPTMSVRENIEFGLKIRKMKQADINEEVARVAKLLQIEHLLNRKPGQLSGGQQQRVAMGRALARRPKIYLFDEPLSNLDAKLRVEMRTEMKLMHQRLKTTTVYVTHDQIEAMTLGDKVAVMKDGIIQQFGTPKDIYNNPANLFVASFIGSPPMNFIPLRLQRKDGRLLALLDSGQARCELPMGMQDAGLEDREVILGLRPEQIVLAGNEPNGLPTIRAEVQVTEPTGPDTLVFVNLNDTKVCCRLAPDVAPAPGETLTLQFDPSKVLLFDAKSGERLGVAGQPQAEARTDNVAQFKGR; encoded by the coding sequence ATGGCTACGCTTGAACTTCGCAATGTAAACAAGACCTATGGCGCGGGCCTGCCCGACACCTTGAAAGACATCCAGTTGTCGATCAAGGAAGGTGAGTTCCTGATCCTGGTCGGCCCTTCGGGCTGCGGCAAATCCACACTGATGAACTGCATCGCCGGCCTCGAGACTATCACCGGCGGCGCGATCATGATCGGCGACCAGGATGTCAGCGGCATGAGCCCCAAGGATCGTGACATCGCCATGGTGTTCCAGTCCTACGCGCTGTATCCGACCATGAGCGTGCGCGAGAACATCGAGTTCGGCCTGAAGATTCGCAAGATGAAACAGGCGGACATCAACGAAGAAGTCGCGCGTGTTGCCAAGCTGTTGCAGATCGAACACCTGCTGAACCGCAAGCCCGGCCAGCTCTCCGGCGGCCAGCAGCAGCGCGTTGCCATGGGCCGGGCCCTGGCGCGGCGGCCGAAGATCTATCTGTTCGACGAACCGCTGTCCAACCTCGACGCCAAGCTGCGGGTCGAGATGCGCACCGAAATGAAACTGATGCACCAGCGCCTGAAAACCACCACGGTCTACGTGACACACGACCAGATCGAAGCCATGACCCTGGGCGATAAGGTGGCGGTAATGAAGGACGGCATCATCCAGCAGTTCGGCACGCCAAAAGACATCTACAACAACCCGGCCAACCTGTTCGTGGCGAGTTTCATCGGTTCTCCACCGATGAACTTCATTCCCCTGCGCCTGCAACGCAAGGACGGTCGCCTGCTGGCTTTGCTCGACAGCGGTCAGGCCCGTTGCGAGTTGCCGATGGGCATGCAAGACGCCGGCCTCGAAGATCGCGAAGTGATCCTGGGCCTGCGCCCGGAGCAGATCGTGCTGGCCGGAAACGAGCCGAACGGTTTGCCGACCATTCGGGCAGAAGTCCAGGTCACCGAGCCCACCGGTCCGGACACCCTGGTGTTCGTCAACCTCAACGACACCAAGGTCTGCTGCCGCCTCGCACCGGACGTTGCGCCAGCGCCGGGCGAAACCCTGACGCTGCAATTCGACCCATCGAAAGTGCTGCTGTTCGACGCCAAGTCTGGCGAGCGCCTGGGCGTGGCCGGCCAGCCGCAAGCAGAAGCCCGAACCGACAATGTCGCGCAGTTCAAAGGCCGATGA
- a CDS encoding carbohydrate porin: MKKKNNAQLICQLSAVAAMMLAGSAHAADAFSADSKWMTGDWGGERTKLIEQGIDIKADFVGEMGANLDGGYNDDKTARWSQQFGLGVALDLEKLLGWNETEAKIQFTRRDGRNISNDRIGDPRAGTLSSSQEVWGRGQTTRLTQLWIKQKYFDSKLDVKAGYYGVGEDFNTFPCEFQNLAFCGSQAGNWATGIWYNWPIMQAAIRFKYNITPELYAQIGAYNQNPSQLENNNRYKLSGSGTQGTLIPVELVWSPKINNLPGEYRVGYYKSTAKADDVREDDNGNDAATTGNAYRSHSSKDGYWFVLQQQLTAHNGDATRGLNIAANATFHDKETNVVDNYQSLMFVYKGPFDARPKDDVGIGFSRIHVNEDVKKNAELTNVANGVSDYDNPLFSPLRSTEYNYEINYGFHVTNWLTVRPNLQYVTHPGGVNEVDDALVAGLKIQSVF, encoded by the coding sequence ATGAAGAAGAAGAACAATGCCCAGCTTATCTGCCAGTTGTCAGCCGTTGCGGCGATGATGCTGGCCGGTAGCGCCCATGCGGCCGACGCGTTCAGCGCCGACTCGAAGTGGATGACGGGCGACTGGGGCGGTGAACGGACCAAGCTGATCGAGCAGGGTATCGACATCAAGGCTGACTTCGTCGGTGAGATGGGTGCCAACCTCGACGGCGGCTACAACGATGACAAGACCGCGCGTTGGTCCCAACAGTTTGGCTTGGGCGTAGCCCTCGACCTGGAAAAACTGCTGGGCTGGAATGAAACGGAAGCCAAGATCCAATTCACTCGCCGTGATGGTCGCAACATCTCCAACGACCGTATCGGTGACCCGCGTGCCGGCACCCTCAGCTCCTCCCAGGAAGTCTGGGGTCGCGGGCAGACTACCCGTCTGACCCAGTTGTGGATCAAGCAGAAATACTTCGACAGCAAGCTGGATGTCAAAGCCGGTTACTACGGCGTGGGCGAAGACTTCAACACCTTCCCTTGCGAGTTCCAGAACCTGGCCTTCTGCGGTTCCCAGGCAGGCAACTGGGCCACCGGCATCTGGTACAACTGGCCAATCATGCAGGCAGCGATCCGGTTCAAATACAACATTACGCCTGAGCTGTATGCGCAAATCGGCGCCTACAACCAGAACCCTTCGCAGTTGGAAAACAACAACCGCTACAAGCTCAGCGGCAGCGGCACCCAGGGCACCTTGATTCCGGTCGAATTGGTCTGGTCGCCGAAGATCAACAACTTGCCGGGCGAGTACCGTGTGGGTTACTACAAAAGCACCGCCAAGGCTGATGACGTCCGCGAAGACGACAATGGCAATGACGCTGCGACCACCGGCAACGCTTACCGTAGCCACAGCAGCAAGGACGGCTACTGGTTCGTCCTGCAGCAGCAGCTCACCGCGCACAATGGTGACGCTACGCGCGGCCTGAACATCGCGGCCAACGCCACCTTCCATGACAAGGAAACCAACGTCGTCGACAATTACCAGTCGCTGATGTTTGTGTACAAGGGGCCGTTCGATGCGCGTCCTAAAGATGACGTCGGGATCGGTTTCTCGCGCATCCATGTCAACGAAGACGTGAAGAAAAACGCCGAGCTGACCAACGTTGCCAATGGTGTAAGCGACTACGACAATCCGCTGTTCTCGCCGTTGCGCAGCACTGAATACAACTATGAAATCAACTACGGCTTCCATGTCACCAACTGGCTGACCGTGCGTCCTAACTTGCAATACGTGACTCACCCAGGCGGTGTCAACGAAGTCGATGACGCGCTGGTGGCCGGTCTGAAAATTCAGTCGGTGTTCTAA
- a CDS encoding D-hexose-6-phosphate mutarotase, producing the protein MHEHPLQRFFRSLRERPVFAWERYQQRDVLVIDHPLCQAVFSRQGAQLLHFQPRGQKPWLWCAAKWPQVGAIRGGVPVCWPWYGRHPSENAWPSHGWARLIDWKLLESSSDHDGVHLHWQLQLCDWQVDLYADLGEGMELRLSTEHHDSLPCQLSQALHAYWRIGDVGEVALSGLEGAHGYDQLNRAVCQQEGELRVDGGCQRVFQHEGELQLKDHAWQRELCIDTGDSADTVVWHPGARPLLGVSWDEVSEFVCVEAASGGTESLCLAPGEQAHLSLQARAGV; encoded by the coding sequence ATGCATGAGCATCCGCTACAACGCTTTTTCAGATCCTTGCGCGAGCGTCCGGTATTTGCCTGGGAGCGCTATCAGCAGCGCGATGTATTGGTGATCGATCACCCGTTGTGCCAGGCGGTGTTCAGTCGCCAGGGTGCGCAGTTGTTGCACTTTCAGCCGCGCGGCCAGAAACCCTGGCTGTGGTGCGCGGCCAAGTGGCCACAAGTCGGCGCCATACGGGGTGGCGTCCCGGTGTGCTGGCCTTGGTATGGCCGTCACCCGAGCGAAAATGCCTGGCCGTCCCATGGTTGGGCGCGTCTGATCGACTGGAAGCTGCTGGAGAGCAGCAGCGATCACGATGGCGTGCACTTGCACTGGCAGTTGCAGCTGTGCGACTGGCAAGTCGATCTGTATGCCGACTTGGGCGAGGGCATGGAGCTGCGCTTGAGCACCGAGCATCACGACAGCCTGCCTTGCCAGTTGAGCCAAGCCTTGCATGCCTATTGGCGTATTGGTGACGTCGGCGAGGTAGCGCTGTCTGGGCTCGAAGGCGCGCACGGTTACGACCAGTTGAACCGTGCGGTTTGCCAACAGGAAGGCGAGTTGCGGGTCGACGGTGGCTGTCAGCGGGTGTTCCAGCATGAGGGAGAATTGCAACTCAAGGATCACGCCTGGCAGCGCGAGTTGTGCATCGATACCGGTGATAGCGCCGACACGGTGGTGTGGCACCCCGGTGCCAGGCCATTGCTGGGGGTGAGCTGGGATGAAGTCAGTGAGTTCGTTTGCGTCGAAGCGGCCAGTGGCGGCACCGAGAGCCTATGCCTGGCACCCGGGGAGCAGGCGCATTTGAGTTTGCAGGCGCGGGCGGGAGTTTAG
- a CDS encoding MurR/RpiR family transcriptional regulator, which translates to MRNLLEQIQSRLEDLNKAERKVAEVILLNPQQATRFSIAALAQAASVSEPTVNRFCRSFGVSGYPELKLQLAQSLASGAAYVSRAVEADDNPEAYTRKIFGSAIASLDSACQALDPNLISRAVDLLIQARQIHFFGLGASAPVALDAQHKFFRFNLAVTAHADVLMQRMIASVAHTGELFVIISYTGRTRELVEVARIARENGASVLGLTAEGSPLAKASTLSLNIPLPEDTDIYMPMTSRIIQLTVLDVLATGMTLRRGVDFQPHLRKIKESLNASRYPVGDEFN; encoded by the coding sequence GTGCGAAATCTACTGGAGCAAATCCAGAGTCGCCTGGAAGACCTGAACAAGGCCGAACGCAAGGTGGCCGAAGTAATCCTGCTCAACCCACAGCAGGCTACCCGCTTCAGCATCGCCGCCCTCGCCCAGGCGGCTTCGGTCAGCGAGCCGACCGTCAACCGCTTCTGCCGCTCGTTCGGTGTCAGCGGCTACCCGGAACTCAAACTGCAACTGGCCCAGAGCCTGGCCAGCGGCGCGGCGTACGTCAGCCGCGCCGTCGAAGCCGATGACAACCCCGAAGCCTACACCCGGAAAATCTTCGGCAGTGCCATTGCCTCATTGGACAGCGCCTGCCAGGCCCTTGATCCCAATTTGATCAGCCGCGCGGTGGATCTGCTGATCCAGGCCCGCCAGATCCACTTCTTCGGCCTCGGCGCCTCGGCCCCCGTGGCGCTGGATGCCCAGCACAAATTTTTTCGCTTCAACCTGGCGGTGACCGCCCACGCCGATGTGCTGATGCAGCGCATGATCGCGTCGGTGGCGCATACCGGTGAGCTGTTCGTGATCATCTCCTACACCGGGCGTACCCGCGAGTTGGTGGAAGTAGCACGCATCGCCCGAGAGAACGGCGCTTCGGTGCTCGGCCTGACCGCCGAGGGCTCGCCGTTGGCCAAGGCGAGCACCTTGAGCCTGAACATTCCGCTGCCGGAAGACACCGATATCTACATGCCTATGACTTCGCGCATCATCCAACTCACCGTACTGGACGTGCTGGCCACCGGCATGACCTTGCGCCGAGGCGTGGATTTCCAGCCGCACCTGCGCAAGATCAAGGAAAGCCTGAACGCCAGCCGGTATCCGGTGGGGGATGAGTTCAATTGA
- the zwf gene encoding glucose-6-phosphate dehydrogenase yields the protein MHSITVEPCTFALFGALGDLALRKLFPALYQLDGAGLLHEDTRIFALAREPGSEQQHLAFITTELRRYVGDKDLDEAVIERFLGRLTYLHVDFLKADDYVALAEQVGQTPQQVIAYFATPAAVYGAICENLAKVGLSENTRVVLEKPIGSDLESSRKVNDAVAQFFPENRTYRIDHYLGKETVQNLIALRFANSLFETQWNQNYISHVEITVAEKVGIEGRWGYFDKAGQLRDMIQNHLLQLLCLIAMDPPADLSADSIRDEKVKVLKALAPISPEGLTTQVVRGQYIAGHSEGKAVPGYLEEPNSNTQSDTETFVALRADIRNWRWAGVPFYLRTGKRMPQKLSQIVIHFKEPSHYIFAPEQRLQISNKLIIRLQPDEGISLRVMTKEQGLDKGMQLRSGPLQLNFSDTYRSARIPDAYERLLLEVMNGNQNLFVRKDEIEAAWTWCDQLIAGWKKSGDAPKPYAAGSWGPMSSIALITRDGRSWYGDI from the coding sequence ATGCATTCGATTACGGTTGAACCGTGCACTTTTGCCTTGTTCGGCGCGCTGGGCGACCTGGCGTTGCGCAAGCTGTTTCCTGCCCTTTATCAGCTCGATGGCGCCGGCCTGCTGCACGAGGACACGCGAATCTTCGCGCTGGCCCGTGAACCCGGCAGCGAGCAGCAGCACTTGGCATTCATCACCACGGAGCTGCGCCGTTATGTTGGCGATAAAGACCTCGACGAAGCCGTGATCGAACGCTTCCTGGGGCGGTTGACTTACCTGCATGTGGATTTTCTCAAGGCCGACGACTACGTCGCGCTCGCTGAGCAGGTCGGCCAGACCCCACAACAGGTCATCGCCTATTTCGCCACCCCGGCGGCGGTCTACGGTGCTATCTGCGAAAACCTGGCGAAAGTCGGCTTGAGCGAAAACACCCGCGTCGTGCTGGAAAAACCCATCGGCTCGGACCTGGAATCGTCGCGCAAGGTCAACGACGCCGTGGCGCAATTCTTCCCGGAAAACCGCACCTATCGTATCGACCATTACCTGGGCAAAGAGACGGTCCAGAACCTGATCGCGCTGCGGTTCGCCAACAGCCTGTTCGAAACCCAGTGGAACCAGAATTACATTTCCCACGTGGAAATCACGGTGGCCGAGAAGGTCGGTATCGAAGGCCGTTGGGGTTATTTCGACAAGGCCGGCCAGCTGCGCGACATGATCCAGAATCACCTGCTCCAGTTGCTGTGCCTGATCGCCATGGACCCGCCGGCCGACCTGTCCGCTGACAGCATCCGTGACGAGAAGGTCAAGGTGCTCAAGGCACTGGCGCCGATCAGTCCGGAAGGCTTGACCACCCAAGTGGTGCGCGGCCAGTACATTGCCGGCCACAGCGAGGGCAAGGCGGTCCCGGGTTACCTGGAAGAACCCAATTCCAATACCCAGAGCGACACCGAGACGTTCGTCGCCCTGCGCGCCGACATCCGTAATTGGCGTTGGGCTGGGGTGCCGTTTTACCTGCGCACCGGCAAGCGCATGCCGCAGAAGCTGTCGCAGATTGTCATCCACTTCAAGGAACCGTCCCACTACATCTTCGCCCCCGAGCAGCGCCTGCAGATCAGCAACAAGCTGATCATCCGCCTGCAACCGGACGAGGGGATTTCCTTGCGGGTGATGACCAAGGAGCAAGGCCTGGACAAGGGCATGCAATTGCGCAGCGGTCCATTGCAACTCAACTTCTCCGACACCTATCGCAGCGCACGGATTCCCGATGCCTACGAGCGGTTGTTGCTGGAAGTCATGAACGGCAATCAGAACCTGTTTGTCCGTAAAGATGAAATTGAAGCCGCGTGGACGTGGTGTGACCAGTTGATCGCCGGATGGAAGAAGTCTGGCGATGCGCCCAAGCCGTATGCCGCTGGGTCATGGGGGCCGATGAGCTCCATTGCACTGATCACGCGGGATGGGAGGTCATGGTATGGCGATATCTGA